A single region of the Ursus arctos isolate Adak ecotype North America unplaced genomic scaffold, UrsArc2.0 scaffold_10, whole genome shotgun sequence genome encodes:
- the LOC130543144 gene encoding uncharacterized protein LOC130543144, with amino-acid sequence MHADGQPTASPTGTKTQISGAWTPGKLVHAPQKDVDGSLRDRGQSITIPSSTKANEHPHPAGSLVSARPTACSASDGTRASPSSGLCSHSLLHRPAEPRHRTSPQRESSRLTSRLQRGQRSQAAGNACPLCMRPGPVLYRRCAASCSQHSCHPCQSSPLHPRRATWRMSDTQSLCRPPRCQVKVLGEKKVLTHFLIHILQLTISFTIYENPKERPANGFFFTHSGLNLWFVKSVFPQLTLSCRNWFLLAVF; translated from the exons ATGCATGCAGATGGCCAGCCAACAGCCTCTCCCACGGGCACGAAGACACAGATCTCAGGTGCCTGGACCCCTGGGAAGCTGGTCCACGCCCCACAGAAGGACGTGGACGGGTCACTGAGAGACCGGGGTCAAAGCATCACCATTCCTTCCTCCACAAA GGCCaacgagcacccccaccccgcggGGTCCCTGGTCTCGGCCCGGCCCACTGCATGCAGTGCTAGTGATG GGACCAGGGCATCGCCGTCCTCAGGGCTCTGCTCCCACAGCCTGCTCCACAGGCCGGCTGAGCCTCGGCATCGGACCAGCCCCCAGCGTGAGAGCAGCAGGCTGACATCGCGCCTGCAGCGGGGACAACGCAGCCAGGCCGCAGGCAATGCATGTCCTCTATGCATGAGGCCGGGGCCGGTTCTGTACCGGCGCTGTGCAGCCAGCTGCTCTCAGCATTCCTGCCACCCGTGCCAATCCTCCCCCCTGCATCCCAGGAGAGCCACCTGGAGGATGTCTGACACTCAGTCGCTCTGCCGCCCACCCAGATGCCAAGTCAAagtgcttggggaaaaaaaagtattaactcATTTTTTGATTCACATCTTACAGCTTACTATTTCTTTTACCATTTATGAAAATCCAAAAGAACGGCCTGCCAATGGCTTTTTCTTTACGCATTCTGGTCTCAATCTGTGGTTTGTTAAGTCTGTTTTTCCACAGCTGACCCTGAGTTGCAGAAACTGGTTCCTCCTCGCTGTCTTCTGA